The window ATGCATTCACATTTTCGAATTCCTATTGTACGTCGGAGTcattattttcattctcccccgaGAAGTTTGCATGTGAATCTTCATTCGGAACCAGATTCTCCCCCTAGATTGGAACATTGGTATATGAGGTGGAAGTGGAACTCTCCCCCTGGAATGGAGCATCAGAAGGTGCTGGTAGAAATGGTAATtcataagcttttagaattggtgGTTCGGTGTCAATCTTTTCGGCAATGTCATCAATAATCTTCTTCAACTCATCGGTTTAATTATCTTTAGCCTTTGATTCTGAGTAACTGGCATTTTCAGGTTCATCAAACAAATTCGGATATTCCTCATATAAAAGTGAGACAGGAATTGTCATAGGATTCGTTGAAGGAAATATCTCCTCAGATTGACAatctgtgtaacatcccaaaaatacgaaccaaaaatttcatttttgatatagCAATTTATAAAAACCATCATCAAtttatttcatttcataaaaatccaTGGATCATAAGTCTCAAAATCATGTCATCACATAGTAACaatgttagagtacaaatccTAAGAATCTCATATGCAgaaatcgtgtgtgtgtgtgatgcgttgctaccgtaccggctcctttcccttcaaagaataaggacctgaaacaaaaactgaagctgtaaGCACAATGATTAGTGAgatcccccatcataccacataccatacaacaaacatactaccaggcatatctagctgcccgacctaccctgctgagcatatctgggtgctcaacctacccttgtcaggcataccggggtgcccaacctaccccttatcaagcatatctgggtgctcgaaaATCATGTCATCACATAGTAACaatgttagagtacaaatccTAAGAATCTCATATGCGGAAATCGTGTGTGTGTGATGCATTGCTACCGTAccgactcctttcccttcaaataagaaggacctgaaacaaaaacagaaactgtaagcacaatgcttagtgagttcccccatcataccacataccatacaacaaacatactaccatgcatatctgggtgcccggcctaccctgctgagcatatttgggtgctcaacctacccttgtCAGGCATATCATGGTGCCCGACCTATCCCTTatcaagcatatttgggtgctcgacctaccctgccaAGCCTATCtgggtacccgacctaccctccagttATTTCAACTGGCTacaaggactatttcaccccccaccactaccacataataacagagcatatcatactgtcagacatatctgggtgcccgacctaccctgccagtATATCTTAACCGGGTCTAGGGACTAGTCTCCTatctatcactatcacataactacatagcatactagcacataaatcataacagatagtggcataccagacaattatcacaaatacaatcatcttAACTATACTCACCTACTAGTGGGTTAGCCTTGGTGctttagacccacttctactggaaggtaactcacctcaatgtcatgAAGTAGCTGAATTGTCCTCAGTGTTGGGATCAACTCTCCTCAAAATCCTACACATACCATCACTTGAATTACTCTTTCAAACTtataacccctttaagggtcaactctggttAATGGCCAAGTCAAAGTtcaacactttggtcaaagtcaaccttctggtccaagtcaacattctagttgactcaactcatcgagttccatgaTTCAGAGAATCTTGAATTCGCGATCTAACACATCGAGTTaccctctaactcgtcgagtttctcctcaTGACAGAATCGAGATTTCCATTTGAACTcttcgagtccttccttggactcgccgagttcatccttgaactcgtcgagttccacttcATATAAATTGGGACATTTCtctctcaactcgccgagttcatcattggactcatcgagttcctcttcaTATCATTTGGGACATTTTTCTCTCAACTCGACGAATTCatccttagactcgtcgagttctttgatcCTTAAGTCCATAAACATGTCCAACTAGTCGAGTCCTCTTCCAGAATCAACAAGTATGTTCAGTAATAGAAAATGTTGGGGAACCAcgacccaactcgatgagtcctaagaatgactcgtcgagtcctccaaAGTTAAATTTCATACATTCGATTTTAGTCgggcttaatgcatccaaaacatagatctagcctcctagggtcaATATAACACGTatagttacaaactttatgttcatgcatgggcTATTTAGCTCAAATATCCCTAAAAAGTGGTTCTTAtgatgcatgggactcccatggccataaagttggcacctttgtgCCATGGAGTCCCTTAAAGACTCTGGATCTGAAGTCTTGACCCCaaacatgcttgcatccatgaatggttccaaAAATGGTTCCTTAAGCCCTAAACTACACCATGAAGGGATCTAATAGATGAATagacaaggtatagactttatacctcaaatgagctggaaatgCAACACAAACTCTGGTATTGATGATGGTTGAGTGACTCTTCCTACTTTGCTTTCCAAGTTCATAAGCAGCACACAGATTTTCCTTCTCGAATGTCAGAAGTGCAAGGCCACATATAAGATCGCCAAGTACAAGTTTGTTTATATTCTTGAAATTCAGGTGGGAGATccttcggtgccatagccaacTATCATCCGAAGATGCTTTCGTAAGAAGGCAAATGGTTGGCTTCCCTTTGATCAGTTTTAAGTTTAGTGGATACATTTCTCCATTTCTTTTACACTTCAGAAGCACTGctttggatttcttctctattatctcaGAACCCTCATCATTAAACGACACCTTTAGTCCAGTACCAACAACCAATTGCGAAACACTTATTAGATTATGTTGTAGGCCTTCTACATAAGCTACCTTCCAAATGGAGAATTCTCCATTTGTGATTATCCTATAGCCTTTCATTTCTCCGGTAGCATTGTTTCCAAACTTTACTCGATCGCCATCCTTTAACGATTTGAATTCCCTTAGTTCTTCTCTCCTTCCAATAATGTGCCGTGAACATCTGATGTCGATATACCATTCTGAATCGTACTTTTCATCATGCATAACCTACAAAATTCAtagagatttaggaacccaaacggtcttgggtccttgtgaggatTTCTTAAGAGCGGGAAATATCTGTGTTTTATCAACCCAAAACGATTTTTGATTCAAAGCATGATTATTCCCCTTTTTGATTCTGAAAACTTCCACTTTGGCATCACAAAGATTCATTTCAACAAAAGTGGATTTTCTTTGAacattttctttaatttttagagccttttgttttgaaaatgacTTTTTCTCCTTTTTCACATTTGCTTCATGTGTCTCAAGAGAAATATTCGGTTCCGAA of the Lactuca sativa cultivar Salinas chromosome 6, Lsat_Salinas_v11, whole genome shotgun sequence genome contains:
- the LOC111914218 gene encoding uncharacterized protein LOC111914218, which gives rise to MNGLRSEWKAIVSIVKAHEQFKSYSLVKLVGILRSHEDEVTKEVKIGSSLGSLKLVVNGKKAYEDDSKSDLSDSEISKEDKALLASNPKKFYKKNFSRYRNKYRQGGNSNSKKARDEGFKNSETDEEKKEKKVLGKDSYRIGLEKIEDYIKFKEDKKNAHDHENISEFDESKISEISVEDEVDCSEFVQNNPEPKKKLIYESSIEFVHVIENKGSSNDDNADGCDEFFWSGPIDNSDETRGLSEITSWKTKGKYVLKPLNQDVKDKSKVVSEPNISLETHEANVKKEKKSFSKQKALKIKENVQRKSTFVEMNLCDAKVEVFRIKKGNNHALNQKSFWVMHDEKYDSEWYIDIRCSRHIIGRREELREFKSLKDGDRVKFGNNATGEMKGYRIITNGEFSIWKVAYVEGLQHNLISVSQLVVGTGLKVSFNDEGSEIIEKKSKAVLLKCKRNGEMYPLNLKLIKGKPTICLLTKASSDDSWLWHRRISHLNFKNINKLVLGDLICGLALLTFEKENLCAAYELGKQNCQSEEIFPSTNPMTIPVSLLYEEYPNLFDEPENASYSESKAKDN